The Edaphobacter sp. 12200R-103 genome contains a region encoding:
- a CDS encoding transposase, with the protein MTKGLVRYQKTGYHLHFITFSCYQRLPYLRNPTVRDQFVQSLEKIRTRYDFLVHGYVVMPEHVHLLVSEPNEATLATAIQALKLSVSVQQGRTRFWQKRYYDFNVFTEDKRIEKLRYIHRNPVTRGLVAKPEDWKWSSFRRWKTAEDVPVTITTDLMSPSEPTSQRRDVRHPAMHRWETSISENTI; encoded by the coding sequence ATGACCAAGGGTCTCGTTCGATACCAGAAGACCGGATACCATCTCCACTTCATAACCTTCAGTTGTTATCAGCGTCTTCCCTATCTCAGAAACCCCACGGTACGCGACCAGTTTGTACAGTCCCTCGAGAAAATCCGGACACGCTACGACTTCCTCGTGCACGGATATGTAGTGATGCCCGAACACGTACACTTGCTCGTAAGTGAACCGAACGAAGCCACCCTCGCCACGGCGATTCAGGCACTTAAGTTGTCGGTCTCGGTACAACAAGGACGAACGCGGTTCTGGCAGAAGCGATACTACGACTTCAACGTGTTTACCGAGGATAAGCGGATCGAAAAGCTACGCTATATCCATCGCAATCCCGTAACTCGCGGACTCGTCGCGAAGCCTGAAGATTGGAAGTGGTCGAGCTTCCGCCGCTGGAAGACAGCCGAAGATGTCCCCGTAACCATAACAACCGACCTCATGTCCCCATCAGAACCCACGTCTCAGAGGCGAGACGTGAGGCACCCGGCAATGCACCGCTGGGAGACTTCCATATCGGAGAACACAATCTAA
- a CDS encoding RHS repeat-associated core domain-containing protein: MRRSSGKERDSESGLDYFGARYYGSSMGRFSSPDPSGLVYADPTNPQSLNLYSYVLNNPLKFIDPSGMACVWDDGSFDSEDDKQTGSSGQCGAAGGTWLDKGATASLSGGQDWSNKADSYIADAANFMSATVTPPAQGTNLLYDQQVATDQQYLAQRRNPSAPTSAQYIQAIQKAIAPIPNVCAFGAAAYLGVGGRGGLGLSADTKNGVQLAGSTSLVPGGSGVSFGGSSGNVNYAAPIPDTPFLAYVGTHNGDPNQIQSVGVGTATKSPLNVSVYADIGTFGDPNCR, from the coding sequence GTGAGGCGCTCTTCCGGCAAAGAAAGAGACTCCGAATCAGGGCTAGATTACTTCGGGGCCAGGTACTACGGAAGTTCGATGGGGCGGTTCTCAAGCCCTGATCCGTCGGGTCTTGTATATGCCGATCCCACGAACCCGCAGAGCCTGAATTTGTACTCATACGTTCTGAACAATCCATTAAAGTTCATCGATCCTAGCGGCATGGCGTGCGTCTGGGATGACGGTAGCTTTGATTCGGAGGATGATAAGCAAACTGGAAGTAGTGGGCAGTGCGGCGCGGCGGGTGGAACTTGGTTGGACAAAGGAGCTACTGCTTCTCTTAGCGGAGGGCAAGACTGGAGCAATAAAGCGGATTCGTATATCGCCGACGCAGCGAATTTTATGTCGGCAACTGTGACTCCGCCAGCCCAGGGAACAAACTTGCTTTATGATCAGCAGGTTGCCACCGATCAGCAGTATCTAGCCCAGCGACGAAACCCTTCAGCACCAACGTCAGCTCAGTACATCCAAGCTATCCAGAAAGCAATTGCGCCGATTCCAAATGTATGTGCGTTTGGTGCTGCTGCATATCTTGGAGTTGGCGGCAGAGGGGGATTAGGGCTTTCCGCAGATACCAAGAACGGAGTCCAGTTAGCAGGGAGCACCAGCCTAGTACCTGGAGGTTCAGGTGTGTCATTTGGTGGAAGCAGTGGAAATGTGAACTATGCTGCCCCTATACCTGACACTCCTTTCCTTGCCTATGTGGGAACGCATAACGGCGACCCGAACCAGATTCAATCGGTTGGAGTGGGCACTGCGACTAAATCACCGTTGAATGTATCTGTGTATGCAGATATCGGTACTTTTGGAGACCCCAATTGCAGATAG